A region of the Vanrija pseudolonga chromosome 2, complete sequence genome:
ctcgtcgtcctcttcacAACTCTCCAATCCACGCAACTCACACATCTCTCCGCAATCCACCCTGCACCTCGCTCCCCGACTCCAGCCGCGATGAACAACTTCCCACCAGGCGGCGCGCCCATCTTcccggccggcgccggcggtgcaggCCTCGCCCAgttccagcagcagcagcaacaacagcgaGGAGCGCACGCCCCACCAGGCCACCCACAGGCCGCCCACTTtgcagccgccgcaggcgcaggcATCCACCAGCCAGGGATCGCCCACGGTCCCCCGGGGGGGCACATGCCCGTCGACCCGGCGCACCTCGCCATgctccagcagcagggctggcagcagcagcagcagcagcagcagcagcaacagcagcaacagcagcagcagctcgcggcgctcgcgggcgcTGGCCAGCTcccgcacgcgctcgcgctccgccagcagcaggcgcacgCGGCCGCGCAGGCCCAGACACACGGCACTGGTAgcggcactggcggcacgggcaagaagaagaacaaggtgggttgggtgtTGTTGCTTGTTGTAACCCAGCGCACTCACACGCATCGTAGCGCGGACCCGCAGGCCAGTTGCTCCCCCGACAcatggccgccgcgcagccccCGCACGGCAGCGAAGCGTACGCCAAGAACgcgatggcgccgccgggcgtCACGGTGGACAACATCGAGCCGTgggccgacctcctcgacgagctcgacccccGCGAGCTGGCGATGGGCCGGTTTAGGACACGGCATGAGATTATGGCCGAGATCTTTGGCCCGGAGCCTGTTAGTGAGTAGCAATAGGAGCAAGGCGCTAGCCTTGCTCCGGTCGCGGCCGGATGCCATCGCAGCGGGGAAGGGAACGCGCACCTGCCGCCCCCATCCGTCTCCGACCGAATCTCCCTTCCGCTCCTGTCTTTCCACACCGCTGACACTCCAGACTCAATACCACACAGCTCCTCTGACCCATGGGAGGGCCTTGGCGTGAACGGCGAGACACTAGAAGCGAAGGTGGTGAGTcatccacccatccaccccctctcccccactgacgcccacccccagctctcgctcgagaagagcaacgccgagctcgaggccaactttgaggccgacctcgaggcgtgGCGCAAGCGTCTGGAGGAGGCGAGcgggcccgtcgtcgcggcgtaaAACGGCCTGAGCGGTCGGTGCTGTAGTCTGCTGTATGTCACGAGTGTAGCGATGGCGCGGGGGGCCGAGCACGCTCGTCCCGTGACGATTGCTGGCGCGGGTGACGCCAGGTGACGCTCGTGGCTTGTGCGACCGCGTCCTACCacccgccacggccgccacACGGCTGGTCCATGAGGCTACGAGAGAGAGACTGACTGAGCGCGATTATCGACGCTGATCGCGGGGAAGGGCGACAGCGCAGGCGGTGGCTCGCGGGCCTCTGATGCGATCGATCGGGTGCGCGTGCAGATGAAGCCGAGTGTGACTGACTGCTGGTTGCCCTGTCGTGACCGATCAGTGAGGGACTTGCCAGCACCTCCTCGGGCTGCAATCAATCATGCACACGCCACAACACCTTGTTCATGCATGCTCTACAACGTCCGCTTGCTAACGTTCTCGCCCCTCACACCCTAACAGCCTCACTGACCCCATAGAGGGCCTTCATGACCATCTCGTCTTCCCAGCGCTCGCCGACAAtctggagcgcgagcggcgcgccagtAAAGACCTCGGCATCATACCGCTCGGCATTGAGCTTGTCCTCTTCGCTCAGCCACGCGCGGTCGCCCTCCTTATccgccttgtcggcggggTTACTCGGGTCGACATACAGGCCCGTAGGGAACACGGCGCCGGGCATGTCGAGGATGTTGAACAGCGCAGTGTAGGCCCAGTACTTGCTCGTGCCGAGCACGGGCGCCGGGCCGGGGTACGCAGGCGTGAGGATGATGTCCACCTTCTGCTCGGCGTAGTAGCGCCACCAGTCGAGCcggaacgcgtcgcgcgcgcggttgAGCGCGCGGATCTGCGTCGCCgtgttgtcgacggcgccgtccaTGATCCACTCGGTGAGCGGGAGGAtcggctcgccgctcgccgccgccgtcgcgcggatATGCGCGCCCCCGTCGGTGAAGTACAGGGAGCGCAGCGTCTCCCACCCCTCGGCGGTACGGTAGGGCTtgaagtcgacgacgtcgtagcccttggccttgagccgctcgacggcggccgagagcgcgcggcgcataGGCGGCTGCGggagcacgacgccgtcgtcccaCATGACGCCGATGCGCGGGCGCTCCCCGCCGTGCGTGTACCGCGCGCTCTCAGGGCGCCACGGCATGCCGACCATGGTCGGGTCGCGGCGCCACGGCTCGGCCGCCAGGATGGACGAAATGAACAGCTCGCAGTCGCGCGCGGACACGCCCATcgggccgacggcgccaatGATCGTCTCTTGGCCAGGCATGCCGCTCGTGTTGCCCTGCTTTGGGATacgcgccgcggtcggctTGAAGCCGAACAGGCCGCAGTTGGAGCAGGGGTTGCGGATCGAGCCGCCGATGTCGGTGCCGATGCTGGGGCGGAGCGTtagcgacgccgcgcggggtgctcggcgcggagcgacgggcggggcggggctcGGCAGGCATCAAGCCTATGCCAACGGCCCGAGATccacccgcccgctcgctccacTCGCGGTCACTCGCTTACTCACCCAAGCACACTCCCCCCACCAGCAATCAgcgcgctctcgccgcccgagctgccGCCGGGGGTAAGGCGCGTGTTCCACGGGTTGAGCGTCTCGCCGAGGAAGCTGTTGGTCTCGAGGTGCATGATCGCCTGGGGGTTGGTCGTCTTCGCGTAGaacacggcgccggccttgcgcagcgcagcgacgaTGACGCTGTCCTCGGTTGGCTGGAGGgccgggtcgagcgcgccggcgagggaGCCGCAAGTtcgcgcgcggcctgcgAGGCCGATCATGTCTGGGgggtgagcggcgcgcgaggagagcgagggcgGTCGACTTACCCTTGACGCTGATGGGTACACCGTGCAACGGCCCAACGACCTTGCCCGTccgcgcgagctcctcgtccagcgcctgcgcctgcgcgaccgcctcggcagGAAAGAAGTCCATGATGCTGTGCGTTGCCTGCGAGCTGATcgccgcggccttggcgtaCGCCGTGACGACTTCGACGGCGGTGTACTCCCGTGTCGCGATGGCCGCGGCaagcgccgtcgcgtcgagggccTTGAGCTCTACTTCGCGTTGCGTGAGGAGGCCGCTCGTCTCGGGCAGGCGGGTGACGTTTAGCGGGAGGTTGGACAGGACGTCGGCGCTCAGGCGCCACTCCGCGGGAATCTGCGCCGCGATGCGCGCCTTGTAGGCCTCTGCTTGCGTCTTCCAGTCTGTCATGGCGTTGATGGGTGCTTGCTCGGTGATGCTGGTGCTTGTGGTGGTTATATGGATGTGGTTGAGAAGGAGACGGCGATAGAGGTCGTGTTGTGCCAAGCGTCGCTTGACGGCTGTCGCGATAGCCGCCCAGTCGTCACTCGAGCaggtggggcggcggctgggccTCGTTCCGAGGCAGACGAGCGCGGCTAACCACATGGTCGTGTGCGAGATGCAGCAGCGGTGACTGCAGAGCAGGCGGGTGAGATGGGCGGCTATAAGGCGGCTAACCCGCGGCTAGGCGGCTGTCACCGACCGGCGCTGCGAGATATCGGCTGGGCTggggccgtcggcgtcggcgacgacgacgaggagaccgACTTGCGAGTGGACGAGTATACTGAGCTGGATAAGGCCGATTCTATGTAGGtgcgcgcagccgccggcaGTGCCATCAGTGATATCGGTACGAGCTACGCGCGGGCTAGAGAACGTGCAGCTGTCCCGAGCAGCCTTgtccctcgccctcgccgtcggccagaCAAACAAACAAGCAATGCATCCTACCAAGCTAAACCCCCACACCAGAGTTCTTCCCCCGGAGAGGGAACAACGCCCCCGCGACCCCCCCGAGAAACGTACACGCCGACACGAAGATCAGCAACGGCCCAtacgtcgtcgcgccgtacgcgcccgcggcgccctTGAACGGGCCGTATTGGAGGAGCTTGGTGCTGATGGGCCCCGAGGTCAGGTTGCCTACCCCGCGGAGGGCGAtgaggagggggagcgcgaggccggggACCATTGGGTCGCCGTCTGggcggtgtgagctggggACACAACATTGCGAGGCGACGGGCGAGATGGCCTGGCACTGCCCCaggccacctcgccgctcgcgacTCACCAGCCATAATCGTCACCATCTTGCCATAAGTCCCCGCGACACTGGCGCCACTCATCCCCCAAACGATGCTgaacgcgacgagcgggccaGAGCTGGTCCCGAAGCCCCAGAGCAGCAggcaccccgccgccgcgacgctgcACCACAGCGGGAGGATCCAGCGGACGGGGACGCGGTCGGAAATGTGCCCCGTTATCATCAGCCCGGGGACCGTGACGGCGTTGAGGATCGAGAGGatcgctgcgccgcctgggcGCGTGGCGTTGACTGTTGCTGCGAAGGCTGCAGGGGTGAGCGAACTGTTTGCTTCTAcggcgctcgctccgctcgctaCTGCCCCACTTACACGGGAGCCACAACATCGGGATGAAAGACGACAAGCTCGTAATCATCATAAAAGTGAACGCGACGGCAGGCGCCCGCGCACGCATCCACCTAAAGTCCATCTTTCTGCGCGCGTGCCGCCTCacgcccgcctcgcgcggcgggagcgggaTGCGGCGCTTGATGAACacgaccgcgacgaggttgagcgccgcgTACGACAGGGCGAGAGAGAGCATGGTGGTGCGGTAGCCAAACTTGCCGAGCAGGGCGTTCACGACGAACGGATACACTGTGCCGCCtacgcctgcgccggcgaaCACTGTCGCTGTTGCCAGGCCGCGGTACTGGTGGAACCATTCGAAGATGATTGTCGCGCAGGGGAGGTAGAAGGCTGCGgcggtgtgagcgagcgagcgagggaggtGTGGTTGGGAGAGGTTGCACAAGCGCGTGTAAGGGGCACATACGCCGACAGCTGCCGATGCTGGCCGAGCcaccacgctcgccgccccgcgccgcgcaccacgCCAACTCACCCCCCGAGAACGGATACATGATCCCAAAGGTGATCACCAGCTGCCATGCCTGCGTGACGAACGCGCTGGCAATCAGGCCGGCAGTCGCGACGaacaggccgaggagc
Encoded here:
- the SPCC550.07_0 gene encoding Putative amidase, which encodes MTDWKTQAEAYKARIAAQIPAEWRLSADVLSNLPLNVTRLPETSGLLTQREVELKALDATALAAAIATREYTAVEVVTAYAKAAAISSQATHSIMDFFPAEAVAQAQALDEELARTGKVVGPLHGVPISVKDMIGLAGRARTCGSLAGALDPALQPTEDSVIVAALRKAGAVFYAKTTNPQAIMHLETNSFLGETLNPWNTRLTPGGSSGGESALIAGGGSVLGIGTDIGGSIRNPCSNCGLFGFKPTAARIPKQGNTSGMPGQETIIGAVGPMGVSARDCELFISSILAAEPWRRDPTMVGMPWRPESARYTHGGERPRIGVMWDDGVVLPQPPMRRALSAAVERLKAKGYDVVDFKPYRTAEGWETLRSLYFTDGGAHIRATAAASGEPILPLTEWIMDGAVDNTATQIRALNRARDAFRLDWWRYYAEQKVDIILTPAYPGPAPVLGTSKYWAYTALFNILDMPGAVFPTGLYVDPSNPADKADKEGDRAWLSEEDKLNAERYDAEVFTGAPLALQIVGERWEDEMVMKALYGVSEAVRV
- the asaE_5 gene encoding MFS transporter asaE gives rise to the protein MVPAAPAPSTPKDDDMYALTELTPSSPTSPDAQPQERETSTLPPVDKGKDAILFLLAAAAMDGLVWGFPFSVGVLHEYWSSSLFPGQGDANALSLASTLPTAILFASGAIMGPIFTALPWYERQIQLLGLFVATAGLIASAFVTQAWQLVITFGIMYPFSGAFYLPCATIIFEWFHQYRGLATATVFAGAGVGGTVYPFVVNALLGKFGYRTTMLSLALSYAALNLVAVVFIKRRIPLPPREAGVRRHARRKMDFRWMRARAPAVAFTFMMITSLSSFIPMLWLPSFAATVNATRPGGAAILSILNAVTVPGLMITGHISDRVPVRWILPLWCSVAAAGCLLLWGFGTSSGPLVAFSIVWGMSGASVAGTYGKMVTIMADGDPMVPGLALPLLIALRGVGNLTSGPISTKLLQYGPFKGAAGAYGATTYGPLLIFVSACTFLGGVAGALFPLRGKNSGVGV